In Aspergillus fumigatus Af293 chromosome 4, whole genome shotgun sequence, one genomic interval encodes:
- a CDS encoding 60S ribosomal protein eL38, translated as MPREVSDIKQFIEICRRKDASSARIKRNRATQQIKFKVRCHRFIYTLVLKDSDKADKLKQSLPPALKVVDVSKGDKKKAL; from the exons ATGCCTCGCGAAGTTTCCGATATCAAGCAGTTCATCGAGATCTGCCGCCGCAAGGATGCCTCCT CTGCCCGCATCAAGCGCAACCGCGCGACCCAGCAGATCAAGTTCAAGGTTAGATGCCACCGCTTCATCTACACCCTTGTCCTGAAGGACTCCGACAAGGCCGACAAGCTCAAGCAGAGCCTGCCTCCAG CTCTCAAGGTTGTCGATGTGTCCAAGGgtgacaagaagaaggctctgTAG
- a CDS encoding putative nuclear transport factor 2 domain protein has product MATRSEDVLTRVSTDAATEFVQSFYPALQSNRAAIASFYSQPTSTILFNGNAVADGNAVQEIFVNQMPPTHYEVQSFDCQVINPTYPTPTTSGVKLPNQTTVKDMSILVVVSGYVRFGESRDLPQRGFSETFMLVPNPTADAPKGKRRREWLIQTQNFRLVV; this is encoded by the exons ATGGCTACTCGAAGTGAAGATGTGCTCACAAGAGTGTCGACTGATG CTGCTACTGAATTTGTCCAATCCTTCTACCCCGCGCTACAGTCCAATCGCGCCGCAATTGCTTCATTTTACAGCCAGCCCACCTCTACGATCCTATTCAACGGAAACGCTGTCGCGGATGGCAATGCCGTCCAAGAAATCTTCGTCAACCAGATGCCCCCTACTCATTACGAGGTGCAGTCGTTCGATTGTCAGGTCATCAATCCAACGTACCCCACGCCAACAACATCCGGCGTGAAGCTCCCAAATCAGACGACCGTCAAGGACATGTCAATATTGGTGGTAGTAAGCGGTTATGTACGATTTGGGGAATCCAGAGATCTACCGCAGCGTGGCTTCAGCGAAACTTTCATGCTGGTGCCAAATCCTACAGCGGATGCCCCCAAAGGAAAACGCCGGAGAGAATGGCTTATTCAAACACAAAACTTTCGACTTGTCGTTTGA
- a CDS encoding methionine--tRNA ligase MSM1: protein MAFSKGRLRTLSWASQFVAHRRPLRGCAPCRSPTQAISARRLATATSEQSLKKPYYVTTPIFYVNAAPHVGHFYTMVITDILKRWRVLLGDKDAQLLTGTDEHGMKIQQAASAAGMDPQAFCDMNCKTFQALAKAANVDYNHFIRTTDPAHKEAVQYFWEMLNHRGYIYTAKHEGWYSVSDETFYPPTQVQNSLDPSTGRKIMVSVETGKEVEWSSETNYHFRLSAFQERLLELYRSTDFITPSNYMADVVKSVSSGLSDLSISRPVERLTWGIPVPGDETQTIYVWLDALINYLTKAGYPFPPGQEGRLGWPADVHVIGKDIVRFHCVYWPAFLMALDLPLPRRVLIHGHWTINREKMSKSTGNVVNPFFAIDRFGVDTMRFFLAFQGGLAGDADYDNSYIIRDYKKLLQWGIGNLTHRTIGCAKGNLRSYIADAAADKLPAPTPEDLEHQSLLEQTPDKVAEQMEKLNPRAALQDIMAIIEKTNKYFHAAEPWKTPAGSQRALYNVAESLRISGILLQPFMPSKSTELLDILRVDKTEPSKRSFSAARYGCDPDYGEGVKKSILFPPLIIEE from the exons ATGGCTTTTTCTAAAGGGAGACTCCGTACGCTTTCATGGGCCAGTCAATTTGTAGCCCATAGGCGTCCATTGCGGGGATGTGCTCCGTGCAGAAGTCCTACTCAAGCCATTTCGGCGCGCCGATTAGCGACAGCGACTTCCGAGCAaagcttgaagaagccatACTATGTGACGACTCCAATATTCTATGTGAATGCCG CCCCCCATGTTGGTCATTTCTATACTATGGTGATCACCGATATTCTGAAGAGATGGCGGGTACTTCTCGGAGATAAGGATGCTCAACTGTTGACCGGAACCGACGAACATGGAATGAAG ATTCAGCAGGCCGCGAGCGCGGCAGGCATGGACCCTCAAGCCTTTTGTGATATGAACTGCAAAACCTTTCAG GCGTTAGCAAAAGCCGCAAATGTTGACTACAATCATTTTATACGGACGACCGACCCGGCGCACAAGGAAGCTGTTCAATACTTCTGG GAAATGCTGAACCACCGGGGCTATATTTACACTGCAAAGCACGAGGGATGGTATTCTGTCAGCGACGAAACGTTCTATCCTCCTACACAAGTGCAGAACTCCTTAGACCCCTCTACTggaaggaagataatg GTTTCAGTTGAGACGGGAAAAGAGGTAGAATGGTCCTCGGAAACCAACTATCACTTCAGACTGTCTGCCTTCCAGGAGCGACTTCTAGAGTTGTACAGGAGTACCGACTTCATCACGCCTAGTAACTACATGGCAGACGTCGTCAAGTCAGTCTCCTCGGGACTATCAGATCTGTCGATCTCTAGGCCTGTAGAGCGATTGACCTGGGGCATTCCTGTACCGGGTGATGAGACACAAACGATCTATGTCTGGCTAGACGCCCTTATCAACTATTTGACCAAGGCTGGGtacccttttcctcctggtCAGGAGGGCCGACTAGGTTGGCCAGCCGATGTGCACGTCATCGGCAAGGATATTGTTCG TTTCCATTGCGTGTACTGGCCCGCCTTCCTCATGGCATTGGATTTGCCCCTACCTCGGAGGGTCCTCATTCATGGTCACTGGACCATCAACCGGGAAAAGATGTCGAAATCCACCGGGAATGTGGTGAATCCCTTTTTCGCGATTGATCGGTTTGGCGTCGACACCATGCgtttcttccttgctttcCAAGGTGGACTAGCGGGGGATGCCGACTATGATAACTCCTACATTATCCGCGATTACAAGAAGCTGCTCCAATGGGGCATTGGAAACCTAACCCACCGTACAATTGGTTGTGCAAAGGGTAACCTGCGCTCGTACATTGCGGACGCAGCCGCCGACAAGCTGCCCGCGCCGACGCCCGAAGATCTGGAGCAtcaatctcttctggagCAGACACCTGACAAAGTGGCGGAACAAATGGAAAAGTTAAACCCCCGTGCCGCTTTGCAGGACATCATGGCGATTATTGAGAAG ACAAACAAGTATTTCCACGCGGCAGAGCCATGGAAAACTCCAGCCGGGTCGCAGCGAGCGCTATACAATGTCGCCGAGTCCCTACGAATTTCGGGTATCCTATTGCAACCTTTTATGCCCAGTAAGTCTACTGAACTTCTCGATATTCTTCGTGTAGACAAGACAGAGCCATCGAAACGGAGCTTTTCGGCCGCACGCTACGGTTGTGATCCGGACTATGGTGAGGGTGTCAAAAAGAGTATTCTTTTCCCGCCTCTCATTATtgaagaatga
- a CDS encoding lytic polysaccharide monooxygenase auxiliary activity family 9 protein gives MTLSKITSIAGLLASASLVAGHGFVSGIVADGKYYGGYLVNQYPYMSNPPDTIAWSTTATDLGFVDGTGYQSPDIICHRDAKNGKLTATVAAGSQIEFQWTTWPESHHGPLITYLAPCNGDCATVDKTTLKFVKIAAQGLIDGSNPPGVWADDEMIANNNTATVTIPASYAPGNYVLRHEIIALHSAGNLNGAQNYPQCFNIQITGGGSAQGSGTAGTSLYKNTDPGIKFDIYSDLSGGYPIPGPALFNA, from the exons ATGACTTTGTCCAAGATCACTTCCATTGCTGGCCTTCTGGCCTCAGCGTCTCTCGTGGCTGGCCACGGCTTTGTTTCTGGCATTGTTGCTGATGGGAAATA TTACGGAGGGTACCTTGTTAACCAATACCCCTACATGAGCAACCCTCCCGACACCATTGCCTGgtccaccaccgccaccgACCTCGGCTTTGTGGACGGCACCGGCTACCAGTCTCCGGATATTATCTGCCACAGAGACGCAAAGAATGGCAAGTTGACCGCAACCGTTGCAGCCGGTTCACAGATCGAATTCCAGTGGACGACGTGGCCAGAGTCTCACCATGGACCG TTGATTACTTACCTCGCTCCATGCAACGGCGACTGTGCCACCGTGGACAAGACCACCCTGAAGTTTGTCAAGATCGCCGCTCAAGGCTTGATCGACGGCTCCAACCCACCTGGTGTTTGGGCTGATGATGAAATGATCGCCAACAACAACACGGCCACAGTGACCATTCCTGCCTCCTATGCCCCCGGAAACTACGTCCTTCGCCACGAGATCATCGCCCTTCACTCTGCGGGTAACCTGAACGGCGCGCAGAACTACCCCCAGTGTTTCAACATCCAAATCACCGGTGGCGGCAGTGCTCAGGGATCTGGCACCGCTGGCACGTCCCTGTACAAGAATACTGATCCTGGCATCAAGTTTGACATCTACTCGGATCTGAGCGGTGGATACCCTATTCCTGGTCCTGCACTGTTCAACGCTTAA